From Monomorium pharaonis isolate MP-MQ-018 chromosome 9, ASM1337386v2, whole genome shotgun sequence, the proteins below share one genomic window:
- the LOC105836888 gene encoding DNA polymerase epsilon subunit 4 — MNNSEIDGLSETIQLDKGQFDENPRDSRDDVDDTSHGDEEQREKLIRLPMGRVKTIIKMDPEVGFINQEAAFLVAKSVEFFIESLAKEAYKYTVQAKKRTVQKRDVESAIDNVDALVFLEGMLD, encoded by the exons ATGAATAATTCGGAAATCGATGGCTTGAGCGAAACGATCCAACTCGATAAAGGACAGTTTGATGAGAATCCACGAGATTCGCGAGACGATGTTGACGATACCTCGCATGGTGATGAAGAACAACGAGAAAAATTGATACGATTGCCCATGGGGAGAGTAAAAACCATTATCAAAATGGATCCTGAAGTTGGTTTCATTAACCAAGAAGCTGCGTTTCTAGTAGCAAAATCAGTA GAATTTTTTATCGAGTCGCTTGCGAAAGAAGCTTATAAATATACTGTACAAGCGAAGAAAAGGACTGTTCAGAAGCGTGATGTAGAAAGTGCCATTGATAATGTGGATGCGCTTGTTTTTCTAGAAGGTATGCTCGATTGA
- the LOC105836887 gene encoding dnaJ homolog dnj-5, which produces MAEQQQTPSGFKHMSLDKIIEAMTPDLEGSNGHYAQFNVPAQQTTSRNWRGDYVPGQARHHIASQPVVAPSNTPGIQSITPMATSLYMQDMPNYDVAPADSIYFPSQTTVNHLGINENNDLIGTIDVGGGNYINVIYGNASQIMAEQCRLTNMTSYSNQSIVNQEYGLFNDPHMTVPSELPSPNFNGKQLIDNLVENWVPNQSGTYSPFGGSSNITPVPQAVRDVRENEDLPPRNISVDCQYKKPRMVAEVKPMRPSYSDVLTKSAPTPPSPLTVQPMKSKIEAAGKKISNKNIKTKNKPALLKRQNSSGSDDHNSPKMQIPRKVFEKNSSNLPRRWVSLDNLGSQSDSRQINAFDRSDQFCSEKKKSDKKSSKKAEKSETLNNTKIQNSNPKTVGNIPKRPIQINNNLNTINTSSQTISSEKVEKNQQIINKVTKDDKKTIKEKNPKRFQGTEKTQQQIKKGQRNRKRENRESSIKDFYKNLNKYATRWSKILLKIFYWLLHLISDVVSMSANLVIQLGKCAWYHTILYFKCWWMYVAVTFCKIRFLNAIGKQLDNWLGSSKFAFWRKINTKKNEEKEDSGNWIHSGLETNIALPSTGEEAMKRLLACKGKDPYSILGVTPTCSDDDIKKYYKRQAFLVHPDKNNQPGAEEAFKILVHAFDIIGEPERRQAFDQTRQVEAAWGELSDLLSQLHRKMEQAANTIRCTNCGLRHKRIPTQRPCYAARFCNQCKIRHSAKEGDIWAESRLMGFLWHYYACMEGAVYDVTDWAACQAGNLKHLRANTHSVQYRIVLGQRLPSQTSGSGKKRQQIDPNTSEADFEDFLNNLYNHSKSAGVNTSADQNSFRSDSRRRKTKRKK; this is translated from the exons ATGGCAGAACAACAACAAACTCCTTCTGGTTTTAAACACATGTCTCTGGATAAGATTATCGAAGCTATGACTCCAGATTTGGAAGGTTCAAATGGTCATTACGCTCAGTTCAATGTTCCCGCGCAACAAACCACTTCACGCAATTGGAGAGGAGATTACGTACCTGGACAAGCCAGACATCACATCGCCAGTCAACCTGTCGTCGCGCCATCGAATACACCTGGGATACAATCTATCACACCAATGGCTACATCTCTATACATGCAAGATATGCCGAATTATGATGTCGCGCCCGCCGATTCGATATACTTTCCATCACAGACAACAGTAAATCACTTGGGTATTAACGAGAATAACGATTTAATCGGTACCATCGATGTCGGAGGTGGCAACTATATTAATGTCATTTATGGAAACGCCTCTCAGATTATGGCCGAGCAGTGTCGTCTTACAAACATGACATCGTACTCGAATCAAAGTATCGTTAATCAGGAATATGGACTTTTCAACGATCCACACATGACTGTACCATCCGAATTGCCAAGTCCGAATTTTAACGGGAAACAATTAATCGACAATCTAGTTGAAAATTGGGTGCCAAATCAATCCGGTACTTACAGTCCGTTTGGCGGATCTTCCAATATCACACCTGTACCACAAGCTGTACGGGACGTCAGAGAGAACGAGGACTTACCACCTAGAAATATATCTGTGGACTGCCAATACAAAAAACCGAGAATGGTAGCCGAAGTAAAACCTATGCGACCTTCCTACTCTGACGTTTTAACGAAATCTGCTCCAACTCCGCCATCACCGTTAACAGTTCAGCCTATGAAATCAAAAATCGAGGCAGCGGGCAAGAAAATCTCTAATAAGAATATCAAAACTAAAAACAAGCCTGCACTATTGAAAAGACAGAACTCGTCTGGTAGCGACGATCACAATTCTCCGAAAATGCAAATTCCTAGAAAggttttcgaaaaaaattcttccaaTCTTCCAAGACGTTGGGTGTCACTCGACAATCTCGGCTCACAGTCCGATTCTCGCCAGATAAACGCTTTCGATAGATCCGATCAGTTTTGTTcggagaagaaaaaatctgATAAGAAATCGTCTAAGAAAGCGGAAAAAAGTGAGACCCTTAACAATACCAAGATACAAAATAGTAATCCTAAAACTGTGGGAAATATTCCGAAACGTCCGAtacagataaataataatttgaatacaatCAATACATCCAGTCAGACCATCTCGTCTGAAAAAGTGGAAAAGAATCaacaaattatcaataaagtCACTAAAGATGATAAAAAGACGATCAAGGAAAAGAATCCCAAACGTTTTCAAGGCACTGAAAAGACACAGCAACAAATTAAGAAGGGacaaagaaatagaaaaagagaaaatagagAATCTtctattaaagatttttataaaaatttgaacaaatatGCGACTCGTTGGAGCAAAattctattgaaaattttttattggctGCTACATTTAATTTCCGATGTCGTTAGCATGAGTGCTAACTTGGTTATTCAGCT TGGAAAATGCGCTTGGTATCACACCATACTTTATTTCAAGTGTTGGTGGATGTATGTGGCTGtgacattttgtaaaattcgtTTTTTAAACGCTATTGGTAAACAATTGGATAATTGGCTTGGTAGTAGTAAATTTGCATTCTGGAGAAAGATAAATACTAAAAAGAACGAGGAGAAAGAAGACAGTGGCAATTGGATTCACAGTGGACTAGAAACCAATATCGCATTACCTAGCACTGGCGAAGAAGCTATGAAAAGATTACTAGCGTGCAAGGGAAAAGATCCTTACAGCATACTCGGTGTTACGCCAACATGTTCGGACgacgatattaaaaaatattacaagagGCAAGCCTTCTTAGTGCATccagataaaaataatcagcCAGGAGCAGAAGAAGCATTCAAGATATTGGTGCATGCTTTCGATATCATTGGGGAACCG GAACGTAGACAAGCCTTCGATCAAACTAGACAAGTCGAAGCGGCTTGGGGTGAACTAAGCGACTTGTTGTCTCAACTTCATCGAAAGATGGAACAGGCCGCAAATACGATAAGGTGTACAAATTGCGGTTTGAGACACAAACGTATCCCTACGCAACGCCCTTGTTACGCCGCGCGATTTTGCAATCAATGCAAAATACGTCACAGTGCGAAAGAA GGAGATATCTGGGCAGAGTCTCGTTTAATGGGTTTCCTATGGCACTATTACGCGTGCATGGAAGGAGCGGTTTACGATGTAACCGACTGGGCAGCTTGCCAAGCTGGGAATCTCAAACATCTCAGAGCGAATACGCATAGTGTCCAATATAGAATCGTCTTGGGACAAAGATTACCATCTCAAACGTCCGGTAGCGGTAAAAAACGGCAACAGATAGATCCCAATACGag CGAAGCGGATTTCGAGGATTTCCTAAACAATCTTTACAACCATAGCAAATCTGCTGGCGTCAATACATCGGCGgatcaaaattcttttagaaGCGATAGCAGACGACGCAAAACTAAGCGTAAGAAGTAG
- the LOC105830212 gene encoding pre-rRNA-processing protein TSR1 homolog isoform X2, with protein sequence MNMMKQETHRPGALKQSNKKHKTGRHRSKSAINNDLKGKQNIIGKSSKHFEKNLGRDARRNRLLQFRKMKREEILAQKRNLSSFSSAPLLICIIPLQSDTDVKNILSVVTSMDKTTNVATSPSGIAHISVPRLKQRFSFIVPPIGDVLATLDAAKVATTILFVTCVATEANNDMQREVIDAWGKEIITSCLAQGLSSTIVAVHNIQRLHIKKRQEYKQSVQRTISKWLPEDKVFELDTVADCLNVLRRAGSQKQKSLFYKDIRPYLLAEEISFECEKESLDFGTLMVSGYLRGTAPLSVNDLVHIPGFGNFKMSRIAISRDPYLIEHERKKCVSDDKMRTESRNKVEKTVLMIADPEKQESLESEYIPDPMDAEQTWPTKEELAEAASNRNRKIVKVVPKGTSEYQAAWIPDEDGESLSVYSENELEDHMSVEEARSETASSENLQDDEQYETITISEAPLDECYDRDIDMFEEKQAMENFKEEKMNAQFPDEVDTPQNILAKTRFQKYRGLESFRTSPWDPKENLPFDYSRIIEFADYDCRRKHIYKERKDIDGVSPGCYIQVYITRVNKETFKTFAMIENKPLVVVALLPYENKMSLLNIVLKHSSNYTQPIKSKERLIFQCGFRRFTSCPIFSQHTNGVKHKELIASGSVLSCNPNRIVLKRVVLSGHPYKVNKRSVVVRFMFFHREDIEWFKPIQLRTKYGRRGHIKEPLGTHGHMKCIFNGQLKSQDTVLMNLYKRVFPKWTYEPIDYK encoded by the exons ATGAATATGATGAAACAAGAGACGCATCGACCGGGTGCGCTCAAACAATCTAATAAAAAGCACAAAACTGGAAGGCATCGTAGTAAAAGTGCCATCAATAACGACCTTAAAG GTAAACAGAATATTATTGGAAAGTCATCTAaacattttgagaaaaatcttGGGAGAGATGCACGTCGAAATCGATTATTGCAGTTTAGAAAGATGAAACGTGAAGAAATATTGGCGCAGAAGAGAAATCTCAGTAGCTTTTCTTCAGCACCTCTCCTTATTTGCATCATACCGTTGCAAAGTGATACAGatgtaaagaatattttatctgtTGTAACTAGTATGGATAAAACTACAAATGTTGCTACCAGCCCAAGTGGAATTGCGCACATCAG tgtGCCAAGGCTGAAGCAACGGTTTTCCTTCATTGTTCCACCAATAGGTGATGTGTTGGCGACATTAGATGCAGCCAAAGTTGCTACCACTATACTTTTTGTCACTTGTGTCGCTACTGAAGCAAACAATGATATGCAAAGAGAAGTTATAGATGCATGGGGTAAGGAAATTATTACGTCTTGCCTTGCCCAAGGTTTATCGTCTACTATAGTTGCGGTACACAATATTCAAAGACTTCATATTAAA AAACGTCAGGAGTATAAACAATCTGTGCAACGTACAATTTCAAAATGGCTTCCTGAAGATAAAGTGTTTGAATTGGACACAGTGGCCGATTGTTTAAATGTGTTACGCCGTGCTGGAtcacaaaagcaaaaaagtttgttttacaAAGATATAAGACCATACCTTTTGGCTGAGGAAATCTCCTTTGAATGTGAGAag GAGTCTCTTGATTTTGGAACTCTTATGGTCAGTGGATACTTACGAGGCACAGCACCGTTATCTGTCAATGATTTGGTTCACATACCAGGTTTTGGAAACTTTAAAATGTCGCGCATCGCAATATCAAGAGATCCGTATTTAATTGAACATGAACGAAAGAAATGTGTTTCTGATGATAAGATGAGAACGGAATCGAGAAATAAAGTCGAGAAAACCGTCCTAATGATTGCAGATCCAGAGAAGCAG GAATCTCTTGAAAGCGAATATATTCCTGATCCAATGGATGCTGAGCAAACATGGCCTACGAAAGAGGAATTGGCTGAAGCAGCGAGTAATAGAAatcgaaaaattgtaaaagttgTACCAAAAGGAACCTCTGAATACCAAGCTGCATGGATACCAGATGAAGATGGAG AAAGCCTGAGTGTATATTCGGAGAATGAATTGGAAGACCACATGTCTGTGGAGGAGGCGAGATCTGAAACAGCCAGTAGTGAAAACTTGCAAGATGACGAACAATATGAAACTATTACAATATCGGAAGCACCACTGGATGAGTGTTACGATCGAGATATTGACATGTTTGAAGAAAAGCAAGCTATGGAAAATTTCAAAG aagaaaaaatgaaCGCGCAGTTTCCCGATGAAGTGGATACACCTCAGAATATTTTAGCTAAAACGAGATTCCAAAAATATCGTGGTCTTGAATCATTCCGTACTAGTCCATGGGATCCAAAGGAAAATCTTCCCTTTGATTATTCTCGGATAATTGAATTTGCCGATTACGATTGTAGAcgaaaacatatttataaagaacGTAAAGATATCGACGGTGTATCG CCAGGGTGTTACATACAAGTTTATATCACCCGTGTTAACAAAGAAACTTTCAAGACATTTGCCATGATAGAAAATAAACCGTTAGTAGTAGTCGCATTACTTCCatacgaaaataaaatgtctctTTTGAACATTGTGTTGAAACATTCGAGCAACTACACGCAGCCAATCAAGTCGAAAGAAAGATTGATATTTCAATGTGGATTTCGACGATTTACGTCATGTCCAATATTCAGTCAGCATACAAATGGAGTTAAACATAAG GAATTAATTGCGTCTGGTAGCGTGTTATCTTGTAATCCCAACAGAATTGTCCTGAAACGAGTCGTTTTGAGTGGTCATCCgtataaagtaaataagaGATCTGTGGTAGTGCGTTTCATGTTCTTTCACCGTGAAGATATTGAGTGGTTCAAGCCGATTCAATTGAGGACAAAATATGGACGTAGAGGCCATATAAAGGAACCTCTTG GTACGCACGGGCACATGAAATGCATCTTCAATGGTCAGCTGAAGTCTCAAGATACAGTATTGATGAATTTGTACAAACGAGTTTTTCCAAAATGGACCTACGAACCCAtcgattacaaataa
- the LOC105830212 gene encoding pre-rRNA-processing protein TSR1 homolog isoform X1 encodes MNMMKQETHRPGALKQSNKKHKTGRHRSKSAINNDLKGKQNIIGKSSKHFEKNLGRDARRNRLLQFRKMKREEILAQKRNLSSFSSAPLLICIIPLQSDTDVKNILSVVTSMDKTTNVATSPSGIAHISVPRLKQRFSFIVPPIGDVLATLDAAKVATTILFVTCVATEANNDMQREVIDAWGKEIITSCLAQGLSSTIVAVHNIQRLHIKKRQEYKQSVQRTISKWLPEDKVFELDTVADCLNVLRRAGSQKQKSLFYKDIRPYLLAEEISFECEKESLDFGTLMVSGYLRGTAPLSVNDLVHIPGFGNFKMSRIAISRDPYLIEHERKKCVSDDKMRTESRNKVEKTVLMIADPEKQESLESEYIPDPMDAEQTWPTKEELAEAASNRNRKIVKVVPKGTSEYQAAWIPDEDGESLSVYSENELEDHMSVEEARSETASSENLQDDEQYETITISEAPLDECYDRDIDMFEEKQAMENFKEEKMNAQFPDEVDTPQNILAKTRFQKYRGLESFRTSPWDPKENLPFDYSRIIEFADYDCRRKHIYKERKDIDGVSPGCYIQVYITRVNKETFKTFAMIENKPLVVVALLPYENKMSLLNIVLKHSSNYTQPIKSKERLIFQCGFRRFTSCPIFSQHTNGVKHKYERYFYPESIVVASMYAPVTFSPCPVLCYIESKSGKLELIASGSVLSCNPNRIVLKRVVLSGHPYKVNKRSVVVRFMFFHREDIEWFKPIQLRTKYGRRGHIKEPLGTHGHMKCIFNGQLKSQDTVLMNLYKRVFPKWTYEPIDYK; translated from the exons ATGAATATGATGAAACAAGAGACGCATCGACCGGGTGCGCTCAAACAATCTAATAAAAAGCACAAAACTGGAAGGCATCGTAGTAAAAGTGCCATCAATAACGACCTTAAAG GTAAACAGAATATTATTGGAAAGTCATCTAaacattttgagaaaaatcttGGGAGAGATGCACGTCGAAATCGATTATTGCAGTTTAGAAAGATGAAACGTGAAGAAATATTGGCGCAGAAGAGAAATCTCAGTAGCTTTTCTTCAGCACCTCTCCTTATTTGCATCATACCGTTGCAAAGTGATACAGatgtaaagaatattttatctgtTGTAACTAGTATGGATAAAACTACAAATGTTGCTACCAGCCCAAGTGGAATTGCGCACATCAG tgtGCCAAGGCTGAAGCAACGGTTTTCCTTCATTGTTCCACCAATAGGTGATGTGTTGGCGACATTAGATGCAGCCAAAGTTGCTACCACTATACTTTTTGTCACTTGTGTCGCTACTGAAGCAAACAATGATATGCAAAGAGAAGTTATAGATGCATGGGGTAAGGAAATTATTACGTCTTGCCTTGCCCAAGGTTTATCGTCTACTATAGTTGCGGTACACAATATTCAAAGACTTCATATTAAA AAACGTCAGGAGTATAAACAATCTGTGCAACGTACAATTTCAAAATGGCTTCCTGAAGATAAAGTGTTTGAATTGGACACAGTGGCCGATTGTTTAAATGTGTTACGCCGTGCTGGAtcacaaaagcaaaaaagtttgttttacaAAGATATAAGACCATACCTTTTGGCTGAGGAAATCTCCTTTGAATGTGAGAag GAGTCTCTTGATTTTGGAACTCTTATGGTCAGTGGATACTTACGAGGCACAGCACCGTTATCTGTCAATGATTTGGTTCACATACCAGGTTTTGGAAACTTTAAAATGTCGCGCATCGCAATATCAAGAGATCCGTATTTAATTGAACATGAACGAAAGAAATGTGTTTCTGATGATAAGATGAGAACGGAATCGAGAAATAAAGTCGAGAAAACCGTCCTAATGATTGCAGATCCAGAGAAGCAG GAATCTCTTGAAAGCGAATATATTCCTGATCCAATGGATGCTGAGCAAACATGGCCTACGAAAGAGGAATTGGCTGAAGCAGCGAGTAATAGAAatcgaaaaattgtaaaagttgTACCAAAAGGAACCTCTGAATACCAAGCTGCATGGATACCAGATGAAGATGGAG AAAGCCTGAGTGTATATTCGGAGAATGAATTGGAAGACCACATGTCTGTGGAGGAGGCGAGATCTGAAACAGCCAGTAGTGAAAACTTGCAAGATGACGAACAATATGAAACTATTACAATATCGGAAGCACCACTGGATGAGTGTTACGATCGAGATATTGACATGTTTGAAGAAAAGCAAGCTATGGAAAATTTCAAAG aagaaaaaatgaaCGCGCAGTTTCCCGATGAAGTGGATACACCTCAGAATATTTTAGCTAAAACGAGATTCCAAAAATATCGTGGTCTTGAATCATTCCGTACTAGTCCATGGGATCCAAAGGAAAATCTTCCCTTTGATTATTCTCGGATAATTGAATTTGCCGATTACGATTGTAGAcgaaaacatatttataaagaacGTAAAGATATCGACGGTGTATCG CCAGGGTGTTACATACAAGTTTATATCACCCGTGTTAACAAAGAAACTTTCAAGACATTTGCCATGATAGAAAATAAACCGTTAGTAGTAGTCGCATTACTTCCatacgaaaataaaatgtctctTTTGAACATTGTGTTGAAACATTCGAGCAACTACACGCAGCCAATCAAGTCGAAAGAAAGATTGATATTTCAATGTGGATTTCGACGATTTACGTCATGTCCAATATTCAGTCAGCATACAAATGGAGTTAAACATAAG TACGAGAGATACTTTTATCCCGAGAGTATTGTCGTGGCGAGTATGTATGCACCGGTTACTTTTTCACCATGTCCAGTCCTTTGTTACATCGAAAGTAAAAGTGGCAAGCtc GAATTAATTGCGTCTGGTAGCGTGTTATCTTGTAATCCCAACAGAATTGTCCTGAAACGAGTCGTTTTGAGTGGTCATCCgtataaagtaaataagaGATCTGTGGTAGTGCGTTTCATGTTCTTTCACCGTGAAGATATTGAGTGGTTCAAGCCGATTCAATTGAGGACAAAATATGGACGTAGAGGCCATATAAAGGAACCTCTTG GTACGCACGGGCACATGAAATGCATCTTCAATGGTCAGCTGAAGTCTCAAGATACAGTATTGATGAATTTGTACAAACGAGTTTTTCCAAAATGGACCTACGAACCCAtcgattacaaataa